One Pseudochaenichthys georgianus chromosome 4, fPseGeo1.2, whole genome shotgun sequence DNA window includes the following coding sequences:
- the nwd1 gene encoding NACHT domain- and WD repeat-containing protein 1 yields MKDVPKRLAKYMDLSADGLLDAEAQGLLTGLRSHLYATRQKILNLNCVELSKGSIDPKRKEHARYLDIICEQFVLQMKARIGEVVDLKVEGRRRNIWGSIDEGKEIISDSWVEQVGWHVSMSNELCRSLYGRESLLGKLCCAMWESTNVPHGPLVVHGAAGMGKTALLCKVAQETRSVLDAEAAVVIRLLSAHHPQRPNIDNVLRSICLQICLAGGLAPPSPLTANNHQELLQFFRNVLTEVSQQGNTLLIILDAVDHLSDVHHAHKLRWMPANLPPNVHLVVSMDTNSEAFANMQLKLNSQRSYFEVEGLSRDEGRQMMESYLHESQRALTPEQREAVLRSFETTGCPLHLTLILSAAKRWLSFTPLAATRPSTNTQEVMLQLFLKLEEKHGKELVGGALGYIALAREGVLEAELRDVMSLDDDIISEVYKYSLPPSTTLIRLPPLLWARLRHDLEDQLEERWTRGVAAIAFKHWRLCEAVSTRYLTSERRGRSLRILAEYFLGRWSGKLKPVALQGLSLLLSDRKVPPQPLWFAPGLANIRKLQELPYHLLHAGLWEELQQEVIGSAEWLYCKSRVCGVSSVIQDLDQCSKYMDCTETSLLRDTLLLIKASLDFLDGHMDMSLFYTELLARLCSLAKPFPSVIGRLCGQCEELLLTRPEPILIPKCSFLQQPGGALQYTLTGLQGGVLCVDLNVEAELLVAGSDGGVVAVWSLSDHQLVHSLLGHTGAVLCVKVVDSAANCLSVAADGSLRRWSLVNGQQLLCIQESIPVNPAPSSVHIHLSEQLIFIYTRTQVKVWQLDGGEVLSSSNADGSVVLGVLGESVVSLCDSGLVRISQPINGTQTVETRLDNCQRSVTLSKSVNLPKRGKVFFVSKEGFLYQISLKGRHMAVKFPLVPSLLSVTEDEKILVAGSDRTLSLFNIDRDSVDRFLELQHDDSVLSACVSSDCRVLASGAADQLIRIWSVTTGALLDTLSGSDSPVTSVLLYHGFVLSASKAAASVRLWSLKYDPRHKPTATIPAGCAHVAVTEDADRVFYVRQQSQTTVLSWNNNTGSLSECYAVSAEVCCLEVAQHKRLLLCGLTTGTVLIYPLSLPQETLCIPPPESLSRVLCIAVSSQEKHMAVAYEDSVCLFEITNRDSFPTVEGPLKKVPLSLLHAPLSSMALLPDRRLLYGTSCGEVKLHDFSSGISSGLEPHRSRVTCVTAGHWGTHALVGSEDAVQRLWALSPLVLDHTMEYKGFFFEGVLSAAFSDSDQFVFTGCQDRTVKVWDVASGNLLYVQYVYSPVVRMVTFRNGFVALSQQGSVIREVFHCPELISPDYNPLRNVKAQYRVSSRAKQSQDGQQSSGSHLQEFNPAGLNLNLMSMLRTSPSSTCLLL; encoded by the exons ATGAAGGACGTTCCTAAACGTCTCGCTAAATACATGGACCTGTCTGCAGACGGCCTGCTGGACGCAGAAGCTCAGGGACTCCTTACCGGCCTCAGATCCCACCTCTACGCCACGCGGCAGAAGATTCTTAACTTGAACTGCGTAGAGCTCAGCAAAGGAAGCATTGACCCCAAACGTAAAGAGCATGCTCGGTACCTGGACATCATCTGCGAGCAGTTTGTGTTGCAGATGAAGGCCAGGATAGGAGAGGTGGTTGATTTAAAGGtagaggggaggaggaggaatatTTGGGGAAGCATTGATGAAGGAAAGGAGATCATCTCAGACTCTTGGGTTGAACAGGTTGGATGGCATGTCTCCATGAGTAATGAGCTATGCAGGAGTCTCTACGGCAGGGAAAGCCTTCTGGGTAAACTCTGTTGTGCCATGTGGGAGTCCACCAATGTGCCCCATGGCCCCCTGGTGGTCCATGGGGCTGCTGGGATGGGGAAGACAGCTCTGCTGTGCAAAGTAGCGCAGGAGACACGCAGCGTTCTTGATGCCGAGGCAGCGGTGGTGATCAGGCTGCTCTCAGCACATCATCCTCAAAGACCAAACATTGACAACGTCCTACGTAGCATCTGCCTCCAAATCTGTTTGGCCGGGGGTTTGGCTCCGCCCTCACCTCTGACAGCCAACAACCACCAGGAGCTGCTCCAGTTCTTCAGGAACGTCCTCACTGAGGTGTCCCAGCAGGGGAACACTTTGCTCATTATACTTGATGCTGTGGACCATCTCTCAGACGTACACCATGCTCACAAACTCCGCTGGATGCCCGCAAACCTCCCACCCAATGTCCACCTGGTGGTTTCCATGGATACCAACAGTGAGGCGTTTGCTAACATGCAGCTAAAGTTGAATAGTCAGAGGAGTTACTTTGAAGTGGAAGGTTTGTCTCGGGATGAAGGTAGACAAATGATGGAGTCATACCTGCACGAATCTCAGCGAGCGTTGACTCCCGAGCAGCGTGAGGCCGTGCTGCGCAGCTTCGAGACCACCGGCTGTCCTCTGCACCTCACACTGATTCTGTCTGCAGCCAAACGCTGGCTGTCCTTCACCCCGCTCGCAGCAACACGTCCGAGCACCAACACACAGGAAGTGATGTTACAGCTCTTCCTGAAACTTGAGGAGAAACATGGGAAGGAGCTAGTGGGCGGGGCTTTAGGGTACATTGCTCTGGCAAG GGAAGGTGTGCTGGAAGCTGAACTACGTGACGTCATGTCTCTCGATGATGATATCATCAGTGAGGTGTACAAGTACTCCCTACCTCCATCCACCACGTTAATCCGGCTGCCCCCTCTCCTCTGGGCTCGACTCAGACACGACCTCGAGGATCAGCTGGAAGAGCGCTGGACGAGGGGGGTCGCTGCCATCGCCTTCAAACACTg GCGTCTGTGTGAGGCAGTTTCAACTCGTTATTTGACATCAGAGCGCCGTGGGCGGAGCCTCAGGATCCTGGCAGAGTACTTCCTCGGTCGGTGGTCGGGGAAACTGAAGCCTGTGGCTCTCCAGGGTCTGTCGCTGCTCCTCTCTGATAGAAAG GTCCCGCCCCAGCCGCTGTGGTTTGCTCCAGGATTGGCCAACATCAGAAAGCTCCAGGAGCTGCCCTATCACCTGCTGCATGCTGGTCTGTGGGAGGAGCTGCAACAGGAAGTCATTG GCAGTGCTGAGTGGCTGTACTGTAAGAGCAGGGTTTGTGGGGTGTCCAGTGTGATCCAGGATCTGGACCAGTGCTCCAAGTACATGGACTGCACTGAGACCAGCCTGCTCCGAGACACTCTGCTCCTGATCAAAGCCAGTCTGGACTTCCTGGACGGTCATATGG ACATGTCTCTGTTTTACACTGAGCTGTTGGCCAGACTCTGCTCCTTGGCTAAGCCTTTTCCCTCGGTGATTGGCCGGCTGTGTGGCCAATGTGAAGAGTTGTTACTGACGCGCCCCGAGCCCATCCTCATTCCCAAGTGCAGTTTCCTGCAGCAGCCAGGAGGGGCGCTACAATACACGCTTACCGGACTGCAGGGAG GTGTGCTCTGTGTGGACCTCAATGTGGAGGCGGAGCTTCTGGTTGCAGGTTCAGATGGTGGAGTGGTGGCTGTCTGGAGCCTCTCTGACCACCAGCTCGTACACTCACTGCTAGGACACACAG GTGCTGTTCTGTGCGTCAAGGTGGTTGACAGCGCCGCCAACTGCCTCTCAGTGGCAGCGGATGGCTCTCTGAGGAGGTGGAGCCTGGTGAACGGCCAACAGCTGCTCTGCATCCAGGAGTCCATTCCTGTCAACCCCGCACCTTCCTCAGTACACATACACCTGTCTGAACAGCTGATCTTCATTTACACCAGGACACAG GTGAAGGTGTGGCAGCTGGACGGGGGTGAGGTCCTCAGCAGCAGTAATGCTGACGGGTCGGTGGTGCTGGGAGTTCTGGGAGAATCAGTGGTTTCTCTGTGTGATTCTGGTCTTGTCAGAATATCTCAACCTATCAATGGGACTCAAACGGTTGAGACTCGGCTGGACAACTGTCAGAGAAGTGTGACCCTGTCTAAATCTGTTAACTTACCAAAACGTGGGAAAGTGTTCTTCGTTTCTAAAGAAGGCTTCCTCTATCAG ATTTCCTTGAAGGGGAGACACATGGCAGTAAAGTTTCCGCTGGTTCCTTCTCTGCTTTCAGTCACTGAAGATGAAAAAATACTGGTAGCAG GCAGCGATCGGACTCTGAGCCTCTTTAACATCGACAGAGACTCTGTGGACAGATTCCTGGAGCTCCAACACGACGACAGCGTTTTGTCTGCCTGCGTCTCCTCGGACTGCCGAGTGCTCGCCTCAGGAGCTGCTGACCAACTCATCAGA ATCTGGTCGGTGACCACCGGTGCGTTGTTGGACACTCTGAGTGGCTCAGACTCCCCCGTCACTTCTGTTCTTCTGTATCACGGCTTTGTGCTTTCAGCCTCAAAGGCAGCTGCCAGCGTCCGTCTGTGGAGTCTGAAATACGACCCCCGCCACAAACCCACCGCCACCATCCCTGCAGGCTGCGCCCACGTGGCCGTCACTGAAGACGCAGACCGGGTTTTTTACGTCCGGCAGCAGAGCCAAACGACGGTCCTCAGCTGGAACAACAACACAG GTTCTCTGTCTGAGTGTTATGCGGTCTCTGCTGAGGTCTGCTGCCTGGAGGTAGCTCAGCAcaagcggctgctgctctgCGGGCTGACCACCGGCACGGTGCTCATCTACCCTCTGTCCCTGCCCCAGGAGACGCTCTGCATCCCCCCCCCAGAGAGCCTCTCCAGGGTGCTCTGCATAGCTGTCAGCTCCCAGGAGAAGCATATGGCGGTGGCCTACGAGGattctgtgtgtttgtttgagatcaCCAACAGAGACAGTTTCCCCACGGTGGAGGGTCCCCTGAAGAAGGTCCCCCTGTCTCTGCTCCACGCCCCGCTGTCCTCCATGGCCCTGCTGCCCGACCGCAGGCTGCTGTACGGGACCAGCTGCGGGGAGGTGAAGCTCCACGACTTCAGTAGCGGCATCAGCTCAGGCCTGGAACCCCACCGCAGCAGGGTGACATGTGTGACGGCCGGGCACTGGGGGACCCACGCCTTGGTGGGCTCCGAGGATGCTGTCCAGAGGCTTTGGGCCCTGAGCCCACTGGTGCTGGACCACACCATGGAGTACAAG GGATTTTTCTTCGAGGGCGTCCTCTCTGCTGCTTTCTCCGACAGCGACCAGTTCGTCTTCACAGGATGTCAGGACAGAACAGTGAAAGTGTGGGATGTCGCTTCAG GAAACCTGCTGTACGTCCAGTACGTCTACTCCCCCGTTGTCAGGATGGTGACCTTCAGGAACGGCTTTGTGGCGCTGTCCCAGCAGGGCTCCGTCATCAGGGAGGTGTTCCACTGTCCGGAGCTCATCAGTCCGGACTACAACCCTCTGAGGAACGTCAAGGCCCAGTACCGGGTCTCCTCCAGGGCAAAGCAGAGCCAGGACGGCCAGCAGAGCTCCGGATCCCACCTTCAGGAATTCAACCCAGCTGgtctgaacctgaacctcatgAGCATGCTCAGAACCAGTCCCTCCTCCACCTGTCTCCTGCTGTAG